TGTCAGAGGCACGTTCCGTCGCCGGTATCGAGCGCGGCGACGCGCACGAGCAGCCGACGGGAACAGGGGCTGCCGTGCGCTGACGACCGCACCGATCGACACCCCAACGCGGGTTTCGGACCCGCACACCCCCACTCGACACCCACCAGATCAGTTTCGTTTTTCGTTTTTATCGACGTTCGCCGATCGATTCTCGTTTGTCCCCTCGAGCGGCCGTCGCTCGCCGAGGGTGCCGGTGTCGCCGGCCGGGTTCGGTAGCGTTTTGGCCCCGCTCCCACTCAGTCGACCCATGACCGAGCTCGATATCGATAGCGACTATCCGCCGATCAGCGAGCAACTCGAGGACCTCGAGTCGGCCCGGGAGGAGGGCCGGCGCAAGATGGACTGGGCCGCCCAGCACATGCCCATCCTCGAGTCCGTTCGCGAGGAGTTCGTCGACGACCAGCCCTTCGAGGGCGAGCGCATCGCGATGGCGATGCACGTCGAGGCGAAGACGGCGATGCTGGTCGAGACGCTGGCCGAGGGCGGCGCCGAAGTCGCCGTTACGGGCTGCAACCCGCTCTCGACCCACGACGACGTGAGCGCGGCGCTTGACACCCACGAGAACATCACCAGCTACGCCAAGCGCGGCGTCGACGACGAGGAGTACTACGCGGCCATCGAGGCCGTCATCGCCCACGAGCCGACGATCACCGTCGACGACGGGATGGACCTCGTCGCCGCGATCCACGAGGACTACCCCGAACTGATCGACGGCATCGTCGGCGGCTGCGAGGAGACGACCACCGGCGTCCACCGCCTGCGCGCGATGGACGACGACGGCGCCCTCGAGTACCCCGTCTTCGCCGTCAACGACACGCCGATGAAGCGACTGTTCGACAACGTCCACGGCACCGGCGAGTCCTCGCTGGCCTCCATCGCGATGACCACGAACCTCTCGTGGGCCGGCAAGAACGTCGTCGTCGCGGGCTACGGCTACTGCGGCAAGGGCGTCGCGAAGAAGGCCGCCGGCCAGAACGCCAACGTCATCGTCACCGAGGTCGAGCCCCGCCGCGCCCTCGAGGCCCACATGGAGGGCTACGACGTGATGCCGATGGACGAAGCCGCGGAAGTCGGCGACGTCTTCCTGACGACGACCGGCAACCGGGACGTCATCGTCGAGGAGCACTTCGAGCAGATGAAAGACGGCGTCCTGCTCGCGAACGCGGGTCACTTCGACATCGAGATCGATCTGGACGCGCTGGACGACCTCGCGGTCGACCGCTACGAGGCCCGCGACGGCGTCGAAGCCTACGAGATGGACGACGGCCGCCGGCTGAACGTCATCGCCGAAGGCCGACTCGTGAACCTCGCGGCGCCCGTCTCGCTGGGTCACCCCGTCGAGGTCATGGACCAGAGCTTCGGCGTCCAGGCCGTCTGCGTCCGCGAGATGCTCGAGAACGGCGAGGAGTACGGCCCCGGCGTCCACGACGTGCCGGACGAACTCGACAAGGAGATCGCGGAGATCAAACTCGAGGCCGAAGGCGTCGAGCACGACTCGCTGACCGACACCCAGCGCGACTACATGGACAGCTGGGACCACGGAACGTAAGGTCGGCCGTCGTTTCGGTACCGTCGGCTGTCCCCTGCGCCGGCTGAATCGGCCGAAGCGCTCAAACCGAGCCTCCGAGATAGTACAGCCAATCGATGGGATCGAGGGGAAAACCGGCCGGCGGCGGAGAGTCGACGGGCGAGTATCCGATCTCGCCGCTGCTCGAGCGGTCGACGATCGACGCCGACGGCCACCTCGAGGTCGGCGTCTCCGTGGCGGGCGCCGGACGAGTCGCGGAGAACGACCTCGACGTCTTTCTCAAGCGCCCGCGGCTCTCGCCGGGCGAGCGGATCGAACTGGGGATCTTCGTCTCCGGACTCGAGCGGGTCGACGAAACCGAACTCAGCGTGTTTTACGACGGCGAGCGCGACGAACTGATCGACCTCGAGGATCCCGGGACGGTGCGTCAGAGTTCGAACGAGACGGCGACACCGTCGACAGCGGCGACGGATGCCGACGCGAGCGGCGCGGACGACAGCGACGTCGCGAACGCCGACGAGGAATCGGAACCGTTCGTTCACCCGACGACCCTCGACCGCGGGGACCCGGGGGAGTACGCCCTCGAGCGGAAGCCCCTCGAGGGGACCGACGGAGGCGGGCCGTCGTACATCCTCGAGATCAACACGCGGGCGGCCGCCCCGACGGGGTCGTACTCGCTGCCGATCGTTTTCACGTGCCGCTCCGAGGGCGGGATCAAGCAGATCAAGAAGGTGCGAACGGTCCGCCTCCGCTCGCGGCGCGAGCGGTGGCTGCCGTGGGTGGCGGGGCTTGCCCTCCTCGGACTACTGGCGGCCGCCGCCGTCCAGTTCGGGTTCTTCTAACGCGGCAAGTCAGGCGGTGCTATCACCGGCAGTTACGTCCTCCTCGCCGTCAGCACTCTCGCCGTTGTCGTCCTCGGTAGCGGCAGCTTCGACGACGAAGACGAGACTCCCGTCCTCGAGGCCGGCGAGCCGAACGTGGACCGGAACCGGCTCGCCGGACCGTCGGCGGCCGGTACAGGTGCCGGTCCAGCGCCACCCGTCTGCCGCCGTCGGAATCGCGGTCGCCTCGAGGTGTGCGACGGCGTCGGCGGTGAAAAAGTCCGTCCAGGAGCGCCCGCGCAGCGTCTCGCGGTCGTACCCGAACTGGGCCGCGAACCAGCAGTTCGCGGCCTCGAGTCGGCCGTCGGGGCCGGCGACGGCGATCGCGTCTCGGGAAAGCTGGATTCCCGCGAGCAATCGCATCGACAGGTCACTGAGTTGACTGCGATCGACGAGCGAGCGAATACGACGGGCGAGGCGCTCGTAGTCGCGGTCTGGCCGGGGATCGCTAGCGTTGGCGTCGACGTCGGCGTCGGCATCGGAATCGGCCGCGAGAACGGCGCCCGCTCGAACGCCGTCGATCAACCGGTGGGCTCGGACGGCGTCGGTGACGGTCGTCGTCCCCTCGTCAGTCGACGCATCCGAGACGACGATCACCGGGAGCGACGAATACCGATCGCGGACGCGCTCGAGGACGGCGACGGCGTCCGCGGCCGGCATCCCGGACGCGGCGTGCTCGAGAACGAGACAGTCCGCGTCGGCCAGTCGCTCGAGGAGCGGCGCCGTCGATTCCGCCGTGGAGAACGCCGGGAGGACCCGAAGATCGATCTCGTCGCCGCACTCGTCGCGCAACGCCGCCTCGAGTCGGTCCGGTGCTCGCCCGAGCGACGGGCGGTGGGTCGCGACGAGGACCGTGATGGCGGCGCGTCGCGTCCGCGGATCGGGGCGAAGAACTGTCGTCGAGAACTCTTGCATGGTCTGGAGCGTCGGTTCCGGCTGTCGTTTCGGGATTAGAACAGGGGGTAATTCTCGCCACTGCCGTCTCGATCGATCGTTGCAACTGCGGTTGCGTTCCGGCGCTTACACGCACTCATCGTAGATCGTCCCGTCGATGGCGATGGCGCCGTCGCTTCGAACTTCGACGCTGTGTCCGCCGTAGCCGAACGCCACGGTGGCTTCGCCGGTGGGATCGGCCTCGAGGAACCGGTCCAGCGCTTCGGGATCGACGACGTCGTAGAGCGGATCGAGCTCGAGCGGATCGGTGTCGGTTGCGTCGGCGAGGGCGTCGACGATCCGGAGACTGGGCGAGTCGTGAGCGACGTCGAGCGTGGATTCGGGCATAGTCGTCCGGAGGCGCGCGGCGACCATCCCCCTGATCGTTATACACGTTACGTCCGGCGGTTACGAGACGCTACGTGTATAGA
The DNA window shown above is from Halopiger xanaduensis SH-6 and carries:
- a CDS encoding PAS domain-containing protein produces the protein MQEFSTTVLRPDPRTRRAAITVLVATHRPSLGRAPDRLEAALRDECGDEIDLRVLPAFSTAESTAPLLERLADADCLVLEHAASGMPAADAVAVLERVRDRYSSLPVIVVSDASTDEGTTTVTDAVRAHRLIDGVRAGAVLAADSDADADVDANASDPRPDRDYERLARRIRSLVDRSQLSDLSMRLLAGIQLSRDAIAVAGPDGRLEAANCWFAAQFGYDRETLRGRSWTDFFTADAVAHLEATAIPTAADGWRWTGTCTGRRRSGEPVPVHVRLAGLEDGSLVFVVEAAATEDDNGESADGEEDVTAGDSTA
- a CDS encoding adenosylhomocysteinase, which gives rise to MTELDIDSDYPPISEQLEDLESAREEGRRKMDWAAQHMPILESVREEFVDDQPFEGERIAMAMHVEAKTAMLVETLAEGGAEVAVTGCNPLSTHDDVSAALDTHENITSYAKRGVDDEEYYAAIEAVIAHEPTITVDDGMDLVAAIHEDYPELIDGIVGGCEETTTGVHRLRAMDDDGALEYPVFAVNDTPMKRLFDNVHGTGESSLASIAMTTNLSWAGKNVVVAGYGYCGKGVAKKAAGQNANVIVTEVEPRRALEAHMEGYDVMPMDEAAEVGDVFLTTTGNRDVIVEEHFEQMKDGVLLANAGHFDIEIDLDALDDLAVDRYEARDGVEAYEMDDGRRLNVIAEGRLVNLAAPVSLGHPVEVMDQSFGVQAVCVREMLENGEEYGPGVHDVPDELDKEIAEIKLEAEGVEHDSLTDTQRDYMDSWDHGT
- a CDS encoding HalOD1 output domain-containing protein, with the protein product MPESTLDVAHDSPSLRIVDALADATDTDPLELDPLYDVVDPEALDRFLEADPTGEATVAFGYGGHSVEVRSDGAIAIDGTIYDECV